Proteins from a genomic interval of Amycolatopsis sp. cg13:
- a CDS encoding TetR/AcrR family transcriptional regulator, translating to MTGLREEKKRRTRQALIEAALTLFDEQGYDGTTVAEISARAKVSPATFFNYFATKEDVVFADQHLYDEVVDGVFAAAEPGEQVAELVTRTVHALATADAWSFPLDHPLTEVRTRLLAAVPALRAGYLLRNAVVGDRWAEKLYETCKPQLDRVEAVALTGAVLGALEAALRQLPDGSSATEVVLATVDRVVYGFLPKKKD from the coding sequence ATGACCGGGTTGCGGGAAGAGAAGAAGCGGCGGACCCGCCAGGCGCTGATCGAGGCCGCGCTCACGTTGTTCGACGAGCAGGGCTACGACGGCACGACCGTCGCCGAGATCTCCGCGCGGGCGAAGGTTTCCCCGGCGACGTTCTTCAACTACTTCGCTACCAAAGAGGACGTCGTCTTCGCTGACCAGCATCTTTACGACGAGGTCGTGGACGGGGTGTTCGCCGCGGCGGAACCCGGCGAGCAGGTTGCCGAGCTGGTGACCAGGACCGTGCACGCGCTGGCGACGGCTGATGCGTGGAGTTTTCCGCTGGACCATCCGCTCACGGAGGTGCGCACCCGGCTGCTCGCCGCGGTGCCCGCGTTGCGCGCCGGATACCTGCTGCGCAACGCAGTGGTGGGCGATCGGTGGGCGGAGAAGCTCTACGAGACCTGCAAGCCGCAGCTGGACCGGGTCGAGGCGGTGGCGTTGACCGGGGCGGTGCTGGGCGCGTTGGAGGCGGCGTTGCGGCAGCTGCCGGACGGAAGCAGCGCGACCGAAGTGGTCCTGGCGACCGTCGACCGGGTCGTGTACGGGTTCTTGCCCAAGAAGAAAGACTAG
- a CDS encoding ATP-binding protein — protein MTLVGAGAAAGASYVSARNTILAGVQDPAMVQLRDEVRTYLPQLTLPPDQRQLDNMASSLKGVTTVVFGSLHSRVGLNPAEIPAGLRTAVAGGTNVQFQRVVEGGRPVLYIGMPLLRYGAAQGEHTGIEVYKTVPLTTQQAAIDQLATRAWQMTALALPIAVALALLAARQVLQPVRALNSAARKLGGGQLDVRLPAKGSDELAQLVTTFNHTAAELERTVGSLREMEADARRFVADVSHELRTPLAAMNVVTDVLDEDADQLPTDTAVAARLVSSETRRLTRLVQDLVEISRFDAGRAELRVEEVDLAEAVKNTLAARGWTDSVAADLPTITVPADPRRLDLVIANLVGNALHHGAPPVEIELSTDDATVSLAVTDHGPGIPEEVLPKVFDRFAKADTSRARSDGSGLGLSIARENARLHGGDIEAENTGDGARFTLRLPRTAKEER, from the coding sequence GCAGGACCCGGCGATGGTGCAGCTGCGCGACGAGGTCAGGACGTACCTGCCGCAGCTGACGCTTCCGCCCGACCAGCGGCAGCTCGACAACATGGCGAGTTCGCTCAAGGGCGTCACGACCGTGGTGTTCGGGTCGCTGCATTCGCGCGTCGGGCTGAATCCGGCGGAAATACCCGCCGGGCTGCGCACCGCGGTCGCGGGCGGGACCAATGTCCAGTTCCAGCGGGTCGTCGAGGGCGGGCGGCCGGTGCTCTACATCGGGATGCCGCTGCTGCGCTACGGCGCGGCGCAAGGGGAACACACCGGGATCGAGGTCTACAAAACGGTCCCGCTGACCACCCAGCAGGCCGCGATCGACCAGCTGGCGACGCGCGCGTGGCAGATGACCGCGCTGGCCCTGCCGATCGCGGTCGCGCTGGCGCTGCTGGCCGCGCGCCAGGTGCTGCAGCCGGTGCGCGCGCTGAATTCGGCGGCCCGCAAACTCGGCGGCGGACAGCTCGACGTGCGCCTGCCCGCCAAGGGTTCCGACGAGCTGGCCCAGCTGGTCACCACGTTCAACCACACCGCGGCGGAGCTGGAACGCACCGTCGGTTCGCTGCGCGAGATGGAGGCCGACGCGCGCCGGTTCGTCGCGGACGTCTCGCACGAACTGCGCACCCCGCTGGCGGCGATGAACGTGGTCACCGACGTCCTCGACGAGGACGCCGACCAGCTGCCCACGGACACCGCCGTGGCCGCGCGGCTGGTGTCGTCCGAAACGCGCCGGCTGACCCGGCTCGTGCAGGACCTGGTCGAGATCTCCCGCTTCGACGCCGGACGGGCCGAGCTGCGCGTCGAGGAGGTCGACCTGGCCGAGGCCGTGAAGAACACCCTCGCCGCACGGGGCTGGACCGACTCCGTCGCGGCCGACCTGCCGACCATCACCGTGCCCGCGGATCCCCGACGGCTCGACCTGGTCATCGCCAATCTCGTCGGCAACGCCCTGCACCACGGCGCGCCGCCGGTCGAAATCGAGCTGAGCACCGACGACGCGACCGTCTCCCTGGCGGTCACCGACCACGGCCCGGGGATCCCCGAGGAGGTCCTGCCCAAGGTGTTCGACCGCTTCGCCAAAGCGGACACGTCACGGGCCCGGTCCGACGGCAGCGGCCTCGGATTGTCGATCGCGCGGGAAAACGCCCGGCTGCACGGCGGCGACATCGAAGCGGAAAACACCGGCGATGGGGCTCGGTTCACGCTCCGGCTGCCCCGCACCGCAAAGGAGGAGCGATGA